Proteins from a genomic interval of bacterium:
- a CDS encoding GAF domain-containing protein, which translates to MGGDVRKALLIEDELHGMARLGLAVSQAKTLPEMADALVRAALDSEDIDLCNIFFRGADGIFRMRASAARGGLDAAQLMHHCPSFRPGEGLVGWVAETGRPSMIADVDRDERWVGSPWARSVGIASAAAFPIRRESEVSGVFVVLSLEKGHFDAESLKPFDILAGYASTAMEKLLLIEEIDKRAKRFAVLNELTGHIAADLNLPEVLNRIAQALAELLRGDCSRIYLREEGAEDYVLCAAGGLNPTPDRPFHFQPGMGITGRMVEKREAVLLGDLRAEPDFLTPEWIRKHGIHSYIGCPLIQDGRVVGALTCLARNLNHFSQEDLEFLEALAVQAMIAIGNASLHEAAEARIAELESLQKAAKELTTQRQLPELLEHIASGGGRLLGADRCLVLNQFLENAAGPVFFNRGLSEGYVELLQENPERTVACSAIRDRRLVFIPNLLEDERYPFPPEVVRKEGIASLLTLPLIHKGEGFGSLNFYWDAPRTLSDSQLNLAQAFADHVALAIQNAKLHEAAQERIAALESLQGAAKELTSQRQLPDLLERIALEGGRLLGTDRCAVMTKWPGTNDGFTFCSLNISERYVAALRENADQVLSSHVVEEKGYKYIRDVMTDERYMLPRKIAQEEKIVSLLALNLVYKGEVIGALGFHWGEQYDLSASKISLAQTFADHVVIAIENAKLHEVAQERIAALESLQRAAKSITSGLSLPEILKGIDAGSTTLLGSVQCLIIVRETETGEINFPYARGVSESHLRRLRENFDATMSRQVLNTPRTLAIADVWTDPRYPFPLRFPQEEGFRGLLICPLMHDGRAFGTLNLFWEDIHQFAEGELALAQAFADQAAVAIQRARLHEEVRRSRDFLDSVLRETADPVVITDENRRIIYWNSGAENLYGYSKEEAIGEHIRLLTAQEEWEAAARHARFVRKSGKTRTFDKYNVTKEKVKVPVSITLSPVKINKKVVAVAAIHKDLTDRIRAERVLRESEARFRRIFEASNDAIFVIDPWRDEILDANPTACRMLGYSREEFVGAPVSSIHSEDMPRLLRFARKVYAKGKGWIGKLNCRTKSGMAIPSEASASLIEIEGRTWMIVLVRDITERLMMEGKLRHREKLEALGQLAAGVAHDFNNVLSIILGRAELVQETVQAPEVLRTMAIIEKAARSGAQTVRRLRDFSRKRERRPYEQVSLNDVVRDVVEMTRPLWKSEYEKTGRKIEMEVTAGAEHPLIRGDPAEIQEALINLINNSIDAMPEGGRLSISTGTAQEGFLVSVRDTGKGMTPEMCEKVFEPFFTTKGDHGTGLGLSIVYRIMEQHGGSVEVESAPGAGTAVRLFFPLHGAAGG; encoded by the coding sequence ATGGGCGGCGATGTTCGAAAGGCGCTTCTCATAGAGGACGAGCTGCACGGAATGGCCCGGCTCGGTCTGGCCGTCTCCCAGGCGAAAACGCTGCCGGAGATGGCGGACGCCCTCGTGCGTGCGGCCCTCGATTCAGAGGATATTGACCTCTGCAATATCTTTTTTCGCGGAGCGGATGGGATTTTCCGGATGCGGGCCTCGGCCGCCCGCGGTGGCCTGGATGCGGCGCAGCTGATGCACCATTGCCCCAGTTTCCGGCCGGGCGAGGGTTTGGTCGGATGGGTGGCCGAAACAGGAAGGCCCAGCATGATCGCCGATGTCGATCGGGATGAGCGCTGGGTCGGCAGCCCATGGGCCCGAAGCGTGGGCATCGCCAGCGCCGCCGCCTTTCCCATCCGGCGGGAGAGCGAGGTTTCGGGTGTATTTGTCGTCCTCTCGCTCGAGAAAGGCCATTTCGATGCGGAATCGCTCAAGCCTTTCGATATCCTGGCGGGTTATGCCTCGACCGCGATGGAAAAGCTTCTCCTGATCGAAGAGATCGACAAGCGGGCGAAGCGGTTCGCGGTTCTCAATGAACTCACCGGACATATCGCCGCGGACCTGAACCTCCCCGAGGTGCTGAATCGGATCGCTCAAGCCCTGGCGGAGCTTCTCCGCGGGGACTGTTCGCGGATCTATCTCCGGGAGGAGGGGGCGGAGGATTATGTGCTTTGTGCGGCCGGCGGCTTGAACCCCACCCCCGACCGCCCGTTTCACTTCCAGCCCGGAATGGGCATCACGGGAAGGATGGTGGAAAAAAGGGAGGCGGTCCTTCTCGGAGACCTGCGCGCGGAGCCGGATTTTCTCACCCCCGAGTGGATTCGCAAGCACGGCATTCACTCCTACATCGGGTGCCCCCTGATCCAGGACGGCCGGGTGGTTGGTGCGCTGACATGCCTGGCGAGAAATCTCAATCATTTCAGCCAGGAGGATCTGGAGTTTCTCGAGGCGCTGGCCGTTCAGGCGATGATCGCGATCGGAAACGCGAGTCTTCACGAAGCGGCCGAGGCGCGCATCGCCGAGCTCGAGAGCCTGCAGAAGGCGGCGAAGGAGCTGACCACCCAGCGGCAGCTTCCCGAGCTTCTGGAGCACATCGCCTCAGGGGGCGGCCGCCTGCTCGGGGCGGATCGCTGCCTGGTGCTCAATCAATTTTTGGAAAACGCCGCCGGCCCTGTCTTTTTCAACCGGGGGCTCTCGGAAGGATACGTGGAACTGCTCCAGGAGAATCCGGAGCGTACCGTCGCCTGCAGCGCCATCCGGGATCGCCGGCTGGTGTTCATCCCCAACCTTCTGGAGGATGAACGGTATCCCTTCCCGCCGGAGGTTGTGCGGAAAGAGGGCATCGCCTCGCTCCTCACCCTGCCGTTGATACACAAGGGTGAGGGATTCGGCTCCTTGAATTTTTACTGGGACGCCCCCCGGACACTATCTGATTCCCAGCTCAATCTGGCCCAGGCCTTCGCCGATCATGTGGCGCTTGCGATCCAGAACGCCAAGCTGCACGAGGCGGCCCAAGAGCGCATCGCTGCCCTGGAGAGTCTTCAGGGGGCGGCGAAGGAACTGACATCTCAGCGGCAGTTGCCCGACCTGCTCGAGCGCATCGCCTTAGAGGGCGGGCGTTTGTTGGGAACGGATCGTTGTGCCGTCATGACGAAATGGCCGGGAACCAACGACGGTTTCACCTTTTGCAGCCTGAATATTTCGGAGCGGTATGTGGCGGCCCTCCGGGAGAATGCCGATCAGGTACTGAGCAGCCATGTCGTGGAGGAAAAAGGATATAAGTACATACGGGATGTGATGACGGATGAGCGGTACATGCTTCCGAGGAAAATTGCACAAGAAGAAAAGATCGTCTCCCTGTTGGCCCTGAATCTCGTTTACAAGGGGGAGGTGATCGGCGCCCTTGGGTTTCACTGGGGCGAGCAGTATGATTTGTCCGCTTCTAAAATCTCCTTGGCCCAGACTTTCGCCGATCATGTGGTGATCGCCATCGAGAACGCCAAGCTGCACGAGGTGGCCCAAGAGCGCATCGCCGCCCTGGAGAGTCTTCAGAGGGCGGCGAAAAGCATTACCTCCGGGCTCTCGCTTCCAGAGATACTCAAGGGCATTGACGCGGGAAGCACCACCCTGTTGGGATCCGTCCAGTGTCTTATCATTGTGCGCGAGACAGAAACGGGGGAGATCAATTTCCCCTACGCGCGCGGCGTCTCCGAATCCCATCTCCGGCGGCTGCGGGAGAATTTTGACGCCACCATGAGCCGCCAGGTCCTGAACACACCCCGGACGCTTGCGATCGCCGACGTCTGGACCGATCCTCGCTACCCCTTCCCGCTCCGGTTTCCCCAGGAAGAGGGTTTCCGGGGGTTGCTGATCTGCCCCCTCATGCATGACGGCAGGGCGTTCGGGACGCTGAACCTTTTCTGGGAGGATATCCACCAATTTGCGGAGGGCGAGTTGGCCCTCGCGCAAGCCTTCGCCGATCAGGCGGCAGTGGCCATCCAGCGGGCCCGGCTGCACGAGGAGGTGCGGCGGAGCCGGGATTTCCTTGACAGCGTTCTGCGGGAGACGGCGGACCCGGTGGTGATCACCGATGAAAACAGGCGGATCATCTACTGGAATTCGGGCGCCGAAAACTTGTACGGCTATTCGAAGGAAGAAGCCATCGGGGAGCACATCCGCCTGCTGACCGCCCAGGAGGAATGGGAGGCGGCAGCCCGGCATGCGCGCTTTGTGCGGAAAAGCGGGAAAACACGCACCTTTGATAAGTACAACGTGACAAAGGAAAAGGTCAAGGTTCCGGTTTCGATCACCCTCTCGCCCGTGAAAATAAACAAAAAAGTCGTCGCCGTCGCGGCGATTCACAAAGACCTCACCGATCGCATCCGCGCAGAGCGGGTTCTTCGTGAGAGCGAGGCGCGCTTCCGGCGGATATTCGAAGCCTCGAACGACGCCATTTTCGTGATCGACCCCTGGCGCGATGAGATTCTCGACGCGAATCCCACCGCATGCCGGATGCTCGGCTATTCGCGGGAGGAGTTTGTCGGAGCGCCGGTCTCTTCGATCCACTCCGAGGACATGCCCCGCCTGCTTCGCTTCGCGCGGAAGGTATACGCGAAGGGAAAAGGATGGATAGGCAAGCTGAACTGCCGCACCAAGTCGGGCATGGCGATACCCTCGGAGGCCTCCGCCTCGCTGATCGAGATCGAGGGAAGGACATGGATGATCGTCCTGGTGCGCGACATCACCGAGCGGCTCATGATGGAGGGGAAGCTTCGGCACAGGGAGAAGCTCGAGGCGCTGGGCCAATTGGCCGCCGGCGTCGCCCACGATTTCAACAATGTGCTTTCGATTATTCTCGGGCGGGCCGAGCTGGTTCAGGAAACGGTCCAGGCGCCCGAGGTGCTCCGCACGATGGCAATCATCGAGAAGGCCGCCCGGAGCGGCGCCCAGACGGTCAGACGCCTTCGGGATTTCTCCCGAAAGCGGGAGCGGCGGCCGTACGAACAGGTGAGCCTGAACGACGTGGTTCGCGATGTTGTGGAGATGACACGCCCGCTCTGGAAGAGCGAATACGAAAAAACGGGGCGGAAGATCGAGATGGAGGTGACCGCCGGCGCCGAGCATCCGCTCATACGGGGCGATCCGGCCGAGATCCAGGAAGCGCTCATCAACCTGATCAACAACTCCATCGACGCCATGCCCGAGGGAGGGCGCCTGTCCATTTCCACCGGCACCGCGCAGGAGGGCTTTCTCGTTTCGGTCCGGGACACCGGAAAGGGGATGACCCCGGAGATGTGCGAAAAGGTGTTCGAGCCTTTTTTCACGACGAAGGGCGACCACGGAACCGGCCTCGGGCTCAGCATAGTCTACCGCATCATGGAACAGCACGGCGGGAGCGTCGAGGTGGAAAGCGCCCCGGGCGCGGGCACCGCGGTGCGCCTTTTCTTCCCCCTGCACGGAGCGGCGGGGGGGTGA